One part of the Marmota flaviventris isolate mMarFla1 chromosome 4, mMarFla1.hap1, whole genome shotgun sequence genome encodes these proteins:
- the Trim13 gene encoding E3 ubiquitin-protein ligase TRIM13: MELLEEDLTCPICCSLFDDPRVLPCSHNFCKKCLEGLLEGNVRNSLWRPSPFKCPTCRKETSATGVNSLQVNYSLKGIVEKYNKIKVSPKMPVCKGHLGQPLNIFCLTDMQLICGICATRGDHTKHVFCSIEDAYAQERDAFETLFQSFETWRRGDALSRLDTLETSKRKSLQLLTKDSDKVKEFFEKLQHTLDQKKNEILSDFETMKLAVMQAYDPEINKLNTILQEQRMAFNIAEAFKDVSEPIVFLQQMQEFREKIKVIKETPLPPSTLPTSPLMKNFDTSQWEDIKLVDVDKLSLPQDTGTFISKIPWRFYQLFVVLLLLGLLIFLIFFGPTVFLEWSVFDELAIWKDHLSNFSFYLTKSADFVEQSVFYWEQVTNGFFIFSETVNNFTLMVLNNVAEFVCKYKLL; this comes from the coding sequence ATGGAGCTGCTTGAAGAAGATCTCACGTGTCCAATTTGTTGCAGTCTGTTTGATGATCCTCGAGTTTTGCCTTGTTCACACAACTTCTGCAAAAAATGCTTAGAAGGTCTCTTAGAGGGGAATGTGCGGAATTCGTTGTGGAGACCATCTCCATTCAAGTGCCCTACATGCCGGAAGGAAACCTCAGCTACTGGAGTTAATAGCCTGCAGGTTAATTACTCCCTGAAAGGTATTGTGGAGAAATACAACAAAATCAAGGTCTCTCCCAAAATGCCAGTGTGCAAAGGACACTTGGGGCAGCCTCTAAACATTTTCTGCCTAACTGATATGCAGCTAATTTGTGGGATCTGTGCTACTCGAGGTGACCACACCAAGCATGTCTTCTGTTCTATTGAAGATGCCTATGCTCAGGAAAGGGATGCCTTTGAGACTCTCTTCCAGAGTTTTGAGACCTGGCGCCGGGGAGATGCTCTTTCTCGTTTGGATACCTTGGAAACCAGTAAGAGGAAATCCCTGCAGTTACTGACTAAAGATTCAGATAAAGTGAAGGAATTTTTTGAGAAGTTACAACACACATTGGatcaaaagaagaatgaaatcctgtctgaCTTTGAGACCATGAAACTTGCAGTAATGCAAGCTTATGACCCAGAGATCAACAAACTCAATACCATCTTGCAGGAGCAACGAATGGCTTTTAATATTGCTGAGGCTTTCAAAGATGTGTCAGAACCCATTGTATTTCTGCAACAGATGCAGGAATTCAGGGAGAAAATCAAAGTAATCAAGGAAACTCCTTTACCTCCCTCTACTTTGCCCACAAGCCCTTTAATGAAGAACTTTGATACCAGTCAATGGGAGGACATAAAACTAGTAGATGTGGATAAACTTTCTTTGCCTCAAGATACTGGCACATTCATAAGCAAGATTCCTTGGAGATTCTATCAGTTATTTGTGGTACTCCTTCTACTTGGCctccttattttccttattttctttggtCCTACTGTATTCCTAGAATGGTCTGTATTTGATGAACTGGCAATTTGGAAAGACCATCTTTCGAATTTCAGTTTTTATCTGACTAAATCAGCTGATTTTGTAGAACAATCAGTTTTTTACTGGGAACAAGTGACAAATGGgtttttcattttcagtgaaACAGTCAACAATTTTACTTTGATGGTGCTAAATAATGTGGCCGAATTTGTGTGCAAATATAAACTATTATAA